A single Brassica rapa cultivar Chiifu-401-42 chromosome A04, CAAS_Brap_v3.01, whole genome shotgun sequence DNA region contains:
- the LOC103249159 gene encoding protein kinase PINOID (The RefSeq protein has 3 substitutions compared to this genomic sequence), whose protein sequence is MLLESDGEMSLETTNSPISSGTESCSSFSRLSFDAPPSTTAIIPEEESCLSLKPHRSSDFAYAEILRRRKHSLTFRDFRLMRRIGAGDIGTVYLCRLAGDQEESRSSYFAMKVVDNEALAMKKKMHRAEMEKKILKMLDHPFLPSLYAEFEASHFSCIVMEYCSGGDLHSLRHRQPQHRFSLSSARFYAAEVLVALEYLHMLGIIYRDLKPENILVRSDGHIMLSDFDLSLCSDSIAAVESSSSTPENYPHSSPRRLTRLAKLFNRVLRSKKVQTLEPNRLFVAEPVTARSGSFVGTHEYVAPEVASGGSHGNAVDWWAFGVFLYEIIYGRTPFAAPTNDVILRNIVKRPLSFPTDSPATMFELHARSLISGLLNKDPSTRLGSRRGAAEVKVHPFFKGLNFALIRTMTPPEVPSDVRRPKKSATFGGRSSKPAAFDFF, encoded by the exons ATGTTACTAGAATCAGACGGCGAGATGAGCTTAGAGACAACAAACTCGCCGATTAGCAGCGGAACAGAGAGTTGCAGCAGTTTCAGCCGGCTATCTTTCGACGCGCCGCCGTCAACCACCGCCATAATCCCCGAGGAAGAGAGCTGCCTCACTCTTAAACCCCACAGATCCTCCGACTTCGCTTACGCGGAGATCCTACGACGGCGGAAACACAGCCTAACGTTCCGAGATTTTCGCCTTATGCGTCGTATCGGCGCCGGAGATATCGGAACCGTATACCTATGCCGTCTCGCCGGAGATCAAGAAGAGAGCCGGAGCTCGTACTTCGCGATGAAAGTTGTGGATAACGAAGCGCTtgcgatgaagaagaagatgcacAGAGCTGAGATGGAGAAAAAGATATTGAAGATGCTCGACCATCCGTTTTTGCCGTCTCTTTACGCAGAGTTCGAAGCTTCACACTTCTCTTGCATCGTCATGGAATATTGCTCCGGCGGAGATTTGCATTCTCTCCGTCACAGACAGCCTCAACACAGATTCTCCCTCTCCTCCGCcag ATTTTACGCGGCTGAAGTTCTAGTGGCGTTAGAATATCTACACATGTTGGGTATCATCTACAGAGATCTCAAGCCTGAAAATATCTTAGTTAGATCGGACGGTCACATCATGCTCTCTGACTTTGACCTCTCCTTATGCTCCGACTCAATCGCCGCCGTTGAATCCTCCTCATCCACGCCGGAGAATTATCCCCACTCTTCCCCGCGTCGACTCACTCGTCTCGCTAAGCTTTTCAACCGCGTCTTACGGTCCAAAAAGGTCCAGACGCTAGAACCGAACCGTCTCTTTGTGGCTGAACCGGTTACCGCCCGGTCCGGTTCCTTTGTTGGTACGCATGAGTACGTTGCACCAGAAGTCGCCTCTGGTGGGTCCCATGGGAACGCCGTTGACTGGTGGGCCTTCGGAGTGTTCCTCTACGAGATCATTTACGGCCGGACTCCCTTCGCCGCGCCGACAAATGACGTCATCCTACGTAACATAGTGAAAAGACCATTGAGTTTTCCGACCGATTCAGCGGCGACGATGTTTGAGCTTCACGCTCGGAGTTTGATCTCCGGGTTGCTCAACAAGGATCCGAGTAAACGGCTCGGCTCACGGCGAGGTGCGGCGGAGGTGAAAGTGCACCCGTTTTTCAAAGGTCTAAATTTTGCGCTCATCCGCACAATGACTCCGCCTGAGGTTCCCTCCGACGTCAGGAGACCGAAGAAGTCGGCGACGTTTGGTGGTAGAAGTAGCAAACCAGCGGCGTTCGATTTCTTTTGA